DNA from Megalops cyprinoides isolate fMegCyp1 chromosome 14, fMegCyp1.pri, whole genome shotgun sequence:
aaaacaaaaggacacTGGGGACAGCTTGTTTGTACTTAAGATTTATTTAATAATCATGTATATTGTTGTAATACAATTGTGTTCTAGTTTAGCAAGATCCAAgcacatgtgcatatatttcTCTTAAATAAGAAACTTATACAAAACCTAATAAATGACTGCATGTAGAGTTGATAACAttgatgatgatcatcatcatgatcatgATCACGATGCTCATGATGATGGCGATGGATTGCATTAATATAGCCCCTTTCAGGACCTCAATGGCCCTTGAGCAAGAGAAACACCTGAAGCACCTACACTTCACGAATGTGACCAATGTTACAGAAGGACTCAAAGGACACGAACAAAATGTCCAGTTGGTCTTATTGCTATCAGACTTGCATGAATGTTATTGTACTTCCAGCTTAAAATGAGTGTACCCTGCTTTAAATTAATGGCTTATGATACATGCATCTCCTTGGCCGCATATATTGGCAGAAGGTACCAGAACTTTGCCTGGGTTAATTCATGATTGCATGAAATTGCATGTGATTGCATGGAATTGCAATTGCATTTGATGATCCCACAAAAGCATTGTGCAAATTGCATGGAGGTAAATGCCTTCATGAGTTTTTCGTTTATCTTAgtttcattgttattattacatgtGAGCGTCCAGGACTGCATACACTAGGTAAATTAGTATCAAAGCACAAACTCAATAACACTGCAACATAGAAAGCCATTCTATTGCTTAGAACCAAGATGTTCCTGATGGAAGACTTACTCCAAAAATACAATACTCATTTCTTTCTGAGTATgcttactttctttttttctgagcacATTTACATTCTAATATACAGCACTATGTATCATAAAGTACAAGAGTGGTAAAATTGAGTAAAAATCTGTCTATTTTGAGGACCTATTTATAGTGTtagaaaaaatgttatttggtTCTATCCTACATTATTTTCTATGCAAATGTCACTATTATATAGTAATATTAGTCATGATTTTCATGCAACAGTTAGAAAATGCATACGTGGATAAATAAATGAGGTAGTACATTATAACCCTGAATAATTACACTAAAGATAATAACCCTGAATTACTATTCTGGTTGTCTGATTACCTTTTTGGTAAGAAAGTGACTGCATTCCACTGTAAAAATCAATACATAACTAATTTAAGAAAGCAACAGACATAAAAAGTACCGTAAATATTCTGATACATCTAGGTATTCTAAAACTTTTGAAATTCATCTTATTGTCTCGCTAATGCATTACCACATTAGCCCCAACACCCTGTTAACCACAGAAACTCTTAACTAATATTGAACTATATTCTTAACTACTTTTAAGATAAACAGGccaataaaacaaagtaaatctGAGGAAAGATCATTGTTTATGCTAAACTCTTCATCTTCCTGTGTAGGAATGCACTCTATACATCTACTGCCATCATTCAAAAAACAATCAACACATTAACAAACAACCTTCATAATCTCAATCTAAACCTAATCTAATCAAAACCTCTGTAAGAAGTGCTGGGTGATCAAGCCAAAGGCAGGCATCAGGCATTTCACTCCTAAATATACTAAATGAGGAACTCTTAGGGCGGAAAATGGGATTGCAACATTCCTGCTAACAAGCCATAACAATGGACAGCTTAAATAAATTACgtattaaatgttattgttattgttattaatgttacTAATTATTATTCACCCACTGAAAAATGTACAATCAATAAACAGTATGGGTCATGTAAAATGACACTTAAACACCTTTGTGCGTCTGTGGCTGTACCATCCTTGGGTTTGCACCATTGACAATGGCGGATTCTCTAAAAACACAGTACTTTTTCCAGATTTCGCTAAGAGGGTGGGCGGTAGGGGTGTGATGcctggtggggtgggggtgggggcccACTCTGTACCCATGGGACTGGACTGGCAAGGGCATGGCTTATGACTGTGCTGCCTTCTCCTTCTGCTCCTGATTGTACCTGCAGAGTGATTGACATCTGTGAGTGACACATGGCCTGGCCAATGGTGTGGGACTCCTAAGGGTAAACGTGAATGCTGAGTATGGGTTCAAACACTAAATGGTCCTAATTAatcaatcatttcattattctgacattttttaaactattttttcaAGTGGAAAATCACCACTGAACATCACATTTATACTTTGCACACTGTGTAAAGAAAGATTACTGCAGTTTAATTTTTACTGGGCTGGCAAGTCATGATTTCAACACAATCTCTGCCATATGCACACCCTTCTGCTGTAATGACTATAGTTATGTAATGGTGAGATGACCTGCAACCTTGGTTAACTCAgacacatttaattaaaatcaatcaGCTTAATGACTGTGGAAGTTAGCATAATTCCAACAATGACGTCTCAgcagacaaatacaaacaagcatacacaggcacacagacacacacacacacacacacacaaacacaggcacacacacaggcatacacacagatCCACATACACACCTCCAGATTCTGAAGAGCTGGGTACCACCTGCAGTGCCCAAAAAGAAGTTGACAGCAAAGAGGTTCATGTTCCTGGGGGTGATCACCAAGGAGTACCTGGACCAAATCAGCCCTGGACGAAGCAGAtgccaaagcaaaaaaaaaaaaaaaacattattcctGCATTTCCACACATTGCAATAAAACCTCAAACTGCATTTCCCAGCCCCCTCCCACCGCCATACCCCCTTCAGGAAGTGATGGAGTGATGGAGTAGAGCCCTCTCCAGCACGAAGAGATGCAGCCAGCTTGCTGTCCATGGACAGCCAGAACTGTGCCTCCACTCTACTGCAGCACCCATCAGAATCAGAGCTTAAACTGACCCAGAGATAACAGAAATGCTTTGGTCTGCACCTGCTTCAGTGGGCCTTGCACTGAAAACACCtacctcatacacacacaacacagacagagcGAACTGCTTAGCAGACAGCGCACAACTGTGCTTACAAACACATAACCTAACCTGTAGCAATGAATGTGAGGAGGCACTGACAGGCAGAAGGCTGTCGATCTAACCAGAGTGACAAGCCGTGGCAACGACCACAAAAAAGTCAGATCCATTTCCACATCTGGCATCCTTCTCTTTTGTATTATCTCCGCTAATTAACAACTGAGTGTATTTAATCAGACACGTGTTCTCATTTGTGCTGTTCCATAGCGCTGCAGCAGAATGGCGACACTGTTTTCACAGACACGCTGACCCGAGATCAGCTACTGGAAACCCATATTAGAGTTTCATTGGCGGTGATGTCAAATGATAACCTGGATCCAGCCTGTGCTGGTGAGGGTTCCAGTGCTCCAAGCCAACAGCCCTTGATGTCCGGGAGAATGGGATGCCTCTGGTCATCATAATAGGGTGGTAAGAAGTGAGCAGGATATGATGCAATCCATCTCACCAAGATTCTAATGTAGAGTCCTGCAGGCTCATCCGGCATCCTCGAGCCAGTCGTAGATGTAAAGAACATGCGGGCTACCAATGATCCTCTCTGAGTGAAACTGGACTATCGCAAAAGCGGAAGCGGAAGCCATACCAGTGTACTGAGGCATTCATTTCACCAAGTCCATAATttcactctgtgtttgttttcagaaaaaaatggccagTGTTTGGCTAGGTGATAATGATCAGGGGTTAGTGGACTGGTTTGAAAGCCCCATGTGAAAGTGTTttacaatacaatgcaaaaacattgtttgaacagaacagaagtgtaatGCTTGGCATCTAGGAACTGGTGGTAATCACAGGTGTCTTGATCTACTATTTAATAATGAATGGATGTAGCCATGATTTCTTCATTCAAGATCAACCCCATAGTCCCAATAGAGGACCTGTTGGTAAAAGGTAATAGGTCTATGTGGACAGAATTTACCTTCTGTCCAACTTCCAAATTCCAAATTAGATTTGCTACCAACTTAGATGTAACACCATGCACCATTCGGAGGCTGAAAcgaatgtatttattatttcccTTGTTGGTGTGTCATGTATTATTAGAAAAGTAAAGGTATAGACTTTACTTTGAGAGAGACATTAACCCAGTTTGTGGGTGATTGAGTGTGTCAGTAAGTGAGTAATTATAGTCCAGCTGTATATGAATAGTAGGTGCAGTACCAAACATTCCATTAGGTGGCAGTGGAACTTTTCTGATTTCCAACTGTAAAGTTGAAAAGTTTTGTTATTTAAGGAGGtccttcagtttcatttgaaagctgAAGTTCTTTTTGTATGAACAGCACTGATTAATGACTGCCAGCCTCTACATTGGTTGCTTACTATACCAAATTAATGTGTGTTCAGTATATATATCAGCCTCAATACTGCAAGAACTGTGACAGGCAGCTGTATTGGTTCATTAACATAAATATCCGTAAGACTGGGTTGGTACTAAGCACCATGACCCTCCAGGCCAGGAGACCTCAAACACCAGTACTGGGTCCCCATGATCCAGACCAAAGACCATCCCACTGTACATCCAGCAGGtaacagctgcagagagaagacCCCTCGCACTTTAAAACTGCATACACTGTGCATTTGCATAATAGTGAACatcagagacaagcagggagtGACAGAACAGTGTCTGGATGCATGCCAAGATCATTTCAGCACACTACGCCCTGTGAGATTATGAAATTTAGAAGTTTCCCAAAGCTGACTTTCAGCTACCCCTGTGAAATGACAATAGAAACACATAACCCTCCAAATGGATCTGTGTTAGGAACATACTGCGCTCAGATATATGTTTCGGTTTGAAACATACTGCCCTCAGAAATACATATGGGCTAGAAACATACTGCCCTCAGAAATGCATTTGGGTCAGAACCACACAGCCCTCCCAAATGCATTTGGGTTAGAAACATACTGCCctcagaaatgctttttaaatttgagtTGGGGACTGCTAAGGTACCATAAAATTGAGCCAAGCATGATTTCTCTAGTCAAAGTCAGTATTTCACTTTTGGATGGAGAATTTTTTTATCTAAATTAAAGACTGGGATTCCATTAACTCATCACGTGAAAAACCctaattaatttttattcatatcGAAGACTGGCAGGCTACCAGTCTTGCAAATCTTGCTTGTAATGACCCAGTTTCTCAATAGACAGCTTACCTGTGGCCATCAGGACTGCGGACTGGGAAGTGCTGAGCTTTTCTGCGGGTCGGGTCATGTCTGCCAGACCTGCCATTACGAGGCCCTGTGGGTGTGCAAAGGGAGAGTGGGCTATCTCAGAGCCACAACCCTGTCAACTGGCCTACACAGACACTGCTGTAGATACATATACCATGATAAATCATTATACACCCTGGCATGGGCCCATGAACAGAACAGCCTCAGACTTTCATACCATTATCTCATCTCACATGGAGCTACTGAAACACTGGAACATAACCTGGCAACCTCACCCACTTTAACACAGGAACATGACCTGATGACCTGGGAGCCCTCACCTACTTAAACACCGAAATATGACCTGACAGCCCTTTCCTACTTACACAGTACGATACGGCAACCCTAATACACTTAAACACTAGCAAATATGGCAAACCTTacaccctgaaacacagaaacaagacGTGTAAACCCTTACCCACTTTAACATGACATGTAAATCCTTACCTAATCGAAGACTTCACCTCCAAAATAAAAACTCCACAAGTTCACATCGATGCTACATTGGAATGTGACATTGCAACACTTACCCACTTAAATATCGGTGCCCAGAAGAAAACCGTCTTTGGACCTACCGAGAAAGACAAACGACGAGCACAGTTAACAAAGAGATCAAACTAAATATCCCTAAGAGATCACTCTCTTCTGACCTGAGCTCATAATAAAATAGCCAAATTCACAGATAGTGATGCTTTGGTGGGATCCCCCCATCCAAAGTCTTAGCATACTTGATAATCCAGGAAATGTGGTcatgataaatgtaaatacctttgagaattttttttttttttactgtgggtCTCTGAATGTAATGAGAGTTATGTGCTTTTTACTGCTGCCTTTGACATTTATCCTACAGTGTCATCACTGTACAAATACTCCTGCCTGCTCATGTtccaaatacagtatatttcttcctttaaaaaatcatttacataCCATTTGCCCCTTGCATTTCCAGTTACATGCAGTGGTATGAATTATTGAGAGGCTTCCAATGCTACATACAATGGTTGCAATACTTACTATTATGGATTAACCCTACCTTCTAGAATTTCAGAATGGGTCCTGTTACACCTGCTTCCTTCCCACAGGAAATAAAAGCTCTCTCTGCTCTAATGGTATTTCACTATAGGTCTATATATGATTACTTCACACAATGAATTTCTGCACTGTATAGAATTGCTGGAAACTGGGGGCTGGCTGCTGGTTGCCCATGCTCTTTGGTTTGGGGTAGTTCCCTTAATGAGATTATTTCTGAAAAGGAGAATGAGGCCTCTTTGCAAGGCTGTCAGCCAACCAGCATGCAGGAGGCTGTTTGGCCCTGTCACCACAGGTCACATCACGCATCACGTCGATATTCAGTCAAACATTCATGCCCCACACATAGGGAAAACTCACTTTgaactgtattttaaacagtgttttaGCAATAACTCTTAGACAATGTGGTCATGACTAGCTTTTGGTTAACTGTTCATATTGGTTTCCCCAAACAGACAATTTATTGGAGCTCTGCATGAGTCTCGAATGTGATGACTGCTTCATGTTTAGTAATAATCCACATTAGCTCAaagaaataaattcagtttataattacattatgtCAGAGTTATTAGATTATACTTGCCAAGTAGTCCAAGCAAACAATATTACGTTTTAACGGCAACATCTCGACTTCTAGAACAACATCTTTGTGAATGTATTCCATTGCGCCGGCCGAGTCAGGAGCtaggaaaatgtgtttgtgcatagCACCATATTTTGCTGTCCGCTGTCTGTCAGTAATCAAATCTGGTTGCCCTACAAGAGAACGCATTTAGAAATCATCGCAATGATGCCGGATTTTTGCCAACTGGCAAGATAGTATATGTTTCAGAGAGGAATAACAAATAAATCATGTAGAGTGTAACCAACCGCAACAACACCGCACGCTGGAAATGGAATGCGCTCAAAATGGAAGAatgaattctgtttttcataaatttcagtGGTAGTCTTTTTTGTAGatatcacagtcacacagtacATACGTTAACTCTAGATGTTTGCACATCAGAGTTAAAGCTGGTTAAATCACCCGCAGCATCCAAGTACCAATACAGGCTTGCTCGCCAATCATATATTTTGTGAACAAAGAAGTGGTTTGTCTAGTTTTTGTCTAGTCGCCCACCGCCATGTGAATTCGCTATCCACTTTAATTTTCACCCGTTTTCCCATCCCAACCCGGTTTATTGTGTTAATGATCACTACATATTCCACACAATGCTTACTAGCAATGAAAATACTCTTCGAAAATACACTGTGATCATAACTCTGCCTTCATatcaatgcacacacagtaataGCAGACTGGTTATCCTGAGTCCACTGCTACTATTACAAAACATACGTGGCTACCCAGCCGCCTATCGTCATTTTAGTGGCAGATGATTTGCAGTCAGTTAGATATTTATATTACCTGCTGGGTGGTTGTAAAAAGGTCTCATTTTAGCCGGCAGCATACGTTCGATTTTATCCAGTATCCTGTGATACGAAGCTCTCAGTCCCATCGAAGCCATGTCTGTCAGCTAATTGACAAATATTGCTACAAACACTGACAATGCTGATGACTATTTCGCATATACTCTTTGGTCAACAGCtgtgatgaaaaatgcaaaatatgccCTTGCATGGACAGACAGAAGACGTTTCCTATGTCTAACCCTCAGACATAACACGTTATTCTGTTGATCTTAATTATTGTGTGGTTATATTTCCTGCACAGGGCATAGGCTCAGTCGCTAGACTCATTTGGACACGGCAATGGGTCGCGACTGAAGAGACAGAAACTCGCGTTTTAATTGGTCTTTCTACAACAATATCTGGAGTTTTCATTGGTCATCCTTCGTCATGACAAGGACCAAACAAAAAGCGCTTTAATGTTTGCCTGCTGCTGAAGAAGAAACCACATTCGAACGAGATGAAAGATATAGACGAAAGCTGTTCTTGAATAAAATACAGATGACGCATCCCATTAAGAACAACTGGAATGTCTGTGCTGCTCCAAGGCCacgtcttacacacacactctgtctgttAAAAAGTGTTGTGAAATGAACAATTTATCCTTATTGTTACAGACAATAATCTGTGGTTAAGACCTTGACAAAACAGAGCTTCTCTTCGAAGTGAAATTTTCTGTACTAGCTTACTGTAGGGTGGAATACTGAAGGACACAAAGGTACATGGAATgaaagttttatgttttaattccTAACACTTTGACAGTCCTTGCAATCCTTGAAAGACATCAGTGGGAGGTAGGAGAGTTATGGATATGGACACCCTTTTTTGGTATCatagccacatacacacacattgttacaGACTGCGTGTGGTGTGATGCTAAACTAGCACTGTATTGATTTTGGTGAGTATGTGCTGCAGGCTACTATAGCCTACCTGCCTGTGTTAGATAATTGCGCATGTCTCTGCTTGCCTGAGGATCCAGGTGTTATGAAAGATATGTGTCTTCGGTATCATATGTCTAGAATTATCTATAAGTTGATATAAGGCGGGAGAAACCAGAAAGATTTGGATAAGAACAAATCACCATGGCACAGAGTACTGCCATGCATTCAGGTGGATAGGCAAGAGGTCAGGGAATTACCGTATTTCAGTAAGCCGCGCACAGACCTGCTCAGGATGCCAACCACTTACATGACAGGACATCATGGCAAGATTGAATTTAtgcttgttattgttattgctatgtctggtgtctgtgtgtctttatcACTGGAGTAGGCTATACGCATGTGAAAACTTTTAAATCCCACACGGATTTGCCGCCATGTTTGGGAATATACAGAAGTCCCACCTCATCAGGATGGGAACcaatgaaacagcagagagtTCTGTGCGATAACCAATGCAAACACGAGTCTTATCTTCTTCTTAAATCCCAAACAGGAGAATGGACTGTTAGGTCAGGGGCACGTTACAGGCAATATTCACGGAAGTATTTACGTAAGACGTATATATGTAGGATATGTCAAAGGATTTGTAATGCTCGTACATTAGGGAATGTACTCTTTTGGCGTAACTAGGCTGTTCCCACTCCGCTGGCAGCTACGTCACTAAGAAGTCTGAAAACATTATTGTTACCGCGTTTAGCTGAGCTTGGAATTTATTAGCTGTGAAGGATGGTGGGTCAACGGAGGGGGAGAagtaaatagctagctagtattgCATACCAGCGATATAGCAGTTAGGAAACACCTAGCGTAtttagatagctagctggcaagcgTGTGCCACAAGCCAGTGCCAGCAACAACACAGGAAGAAAATAACGTCGACCTGTGGAAAAAGCAAGGGATCGCATGCAGAGCAGTTGGCtgtacagctagctagcttctcCCAATGCGCTTTCTTAAAAGAAGGGGGACCGACCACCATGTCCTTCTCCGGTAACCTGGTCTGGGATTTAAGGAAGCGCTCAATCGGGTGTTATGAACCCAGTGCCGTCAGGATTAATTATCTGGGTAAGGAACTATATCTTGAAAGTGTTAGGTTGTCCTCTGGTTCCTTTGGGATATGAAAAACACTCCAACTGACAGCTGTCAGTTTGTTTAATGTAGTCGACAAACTAGCTCGCGACCGTTTACCAGAAATTCAGACACCTAGCAGGTGTTTGGTACCTGTTTAGTTAAGTTTAGTTAAGGTGTTTACTGAAGTTACGCATTAACTAGCCACTGCTACCCGAtgcatgttttttccccaaatgtttTTGGGCGCAATTTATATGGCTGAGTTAGAGCGCGACTTTGctctcaaaatgtatttgtaaaatgtaatttacgGTAAAGGCTAGCTAGCTCACCACTGCGCTAAGACTTCGCCTGTTTCTACGCACGTTTGAATAAGGATTGAAGGTAACTGGCTACCTTTCAGCTCGGCCGTGTCAGGTTTTCAGTCTTGACTGTTCGGAGTTAATGGATCGCTAGTCTACCTATGTTGTGTTACTTCACTGACTACGAAGGTAATTAGCAAATGTTAGCTACTTTTTTTCTCCACCTGCTCTGTTTAGCTGTGAAGCAACACGTTTAACACGTTTACGTGTTCGTAGCTTCTGCAGGCTGGACAGCCCaaatgcagagttgcagtgttGATCGAGTAAGTGTTTACATGGTACTGCATGCTGGCTCGGCATGTCAGTATCTCACCAGAAAGGTGCTCAAAGCAGACAGTCCTACGTACCGTATTAACCCACCATGCCCACACGATGCAGCTGAAATGTCTAACTACCTACGTTTTCACAACTGCCTGTAGTTTACTGACTTCAGATGTTTCCGATCAAAGCTATTACCACCGTCGACTACAAAATTAGAGAAAAGGCTATGATTGGACAATCATATAGTGACACgaatttatattttatagtgGATTTTTAGCTCAGAATGTTCTTTGAAATGTGATAAAC
Protein-coding regions in this window:
- the LOC118789322 gene encoding mitochondrial pyruvate carrier 2-like; amino-acid sequence: MASMGLRASYHRILDKIERMLPAKMRPFYNHPAGPKTVFFWAPIFKWGLVMAGLADMTRPAEKLSTSQSAVLMATGLIWSRYSLVITPRNMNLFAVNFFLGTAGGTQLFRIWRYNQEQKEKAAQS